In one Cellulomonas sp. JZ18 genomic region, the following are encoded:
- a CDS encoding UBP-type zinc finger domain-containing protein — translation MTEAAIDPTVPPSGTGCVECDADGGWWVHLRRCAACGHVGCCDTSPAQHATAHWRATGHPVVRSFEPGEHWFWDYAAEDYARGPELAPPQSRPEDQPVPGPAGRVPADWRDHIHA, via the coding sequence ATGACCGAGGCAGCGATCGACCCGACCGTCCCGCCCAGCGGCACCGGCTGCGTCGAGTGCGACGCCGACGGCGGCTGGTGGGTGCACCTGCGCCGGTGCGCCGCGTGCGGGCACGTCGGCTGCTGCGACACGTCGCCGGCCCAGCACGCGACCGCCCACTGGCGGGCGACCGGGCACCCCGTGGTCCGCTCCTTCGAACCCGGCGAGCACTGGTTCTGGGACTACGCCGCCGAGGACTACGCGCGCGGCCCGGAGCTCGCACCTCCGCAGAGCCGGCCGGAGGACCAGCCCGTGCCGGGGCCGGCGGGGCGCGTGCCCGCCGACTGGCGGGACCACATCCACGCGTGA
- a CDS encoding ATP-binding protein: MSAAAGRPADAEPCDVAELRTLFLFERLDDDQLAWLCTHGHVERREPGPLYTEGEPAAWFYVLLDGAVALDRRVGADDVEISRTSQRGVYGGAWAAYLGDRAPQTYTQTMRVLAPSRFYALPAADFSRLMTEWFPMAVHLLEGLFMGQRDTQLAVNQRERLLALGALSAGLTHELNNPAAAAGRATSALRERVAGMRHKLGLIASGPYDATTLATLVDLQEQAVESLAKSRAPGAPPPPTALERADAEDALAAWLDAHGVAASWDLAPTFVTAGLDADWLDAVAATVAPSVLEGAVRWLAYALETEQLMNDVEDASSRISALVGAAKQYSQIGRAPDRDLDVHELLDATLTMLDRRLTGLTVVRRYDRTLPPVHAYGAELNQVWTNLVENAAQAMDGTGTLTVTTRRVDDWLEVEVADIGPGIPPDVVGRVFEPFFTTKPVGSGTGLGLDIAWRIVVGKHHGDLTVRSVPGDTRFLVRLPYSTEVRAS; this comes from the coding sequence GTGAGCGCCGCGGCGGGGCGTCCCGCGGACGCGGAGCCGTGCGACGTCGCGGAGCTGCGGACCCTGTTCCTGTTCGAGCGGCTCGACGACGACCAGCTGGCGTGGCTGTGCACGCACGGGCACGTGGAGCGGCGCGAGCCCGGCCCGCTGTACACCGAGGGCGAGCCGGCGGCGTGGTTCTACGTCCTGCTCGACGGTGCCGTGGCGCTGGACCGGCGCGTCGGCGCGGACGACGTGGAGATCTCCCGGACCTCCCAGCGCGGCGTCTACGGCGGCGCCTGGGCGGCGTACCTGGGCGACCGCGCGCCGCAGACGTACACGCAGACGATGCGGGTGCTCGCGCCGTCCCGCTTCTACGCGCTGCCCGCGGCGGACTTCAGCCGCCTCATGACCGAGTGGTTCCCCATGGCGGTGCACCTGCTCGAGGGCCTGTTCATGGGTCAGCGCGACACCCAGCTCGCGGTCAACCAGCGGGAGCGGCTGCTCGCCCTCGGTGCGCTCTCCGCCGGGCTCACGCACGAGCTCAACAACCCCGCGGCGGCCGCCGGCCGGGCCACCTCGGCGCTGCGCGAGCGCGTCGCCGGCATGCGGCACAAGCTGGGGCTCATCGCGTCCGGCCCGTACGACGCGACGACGCTCGCGACGCTCGTGGACCTGCAGGAGCAGGCCGTGGAGTCGCTCGCGAAGAGCCGCGCCCCCGGTGCGCCCCCGCCGCCGACGGCGCTCGAGCGGGCCGATGCCGAGGACGCGCTCGCCGCCTGGCTGGACGCGCACGGCGTCGCGGCGTCGTGGGACCTCGCGCCGACGTTCGTCACGGCCGGGCTCGACGCCGACTGGCTCGACGCGGTCGCCGCGACCGTCGCGCCCTCGGTGCTGGAGGGCGCCGTGCGCTGGCTGGCGTACGCGCTGGAGACCGAGCAGCTCATGAACGACGTCGAGGACGCGTCGAGCCGCATCTCGGCGCTGGTGGGGGCCGCGAAGCAGTACTCGCAGATCGGCCGCGCGCCCGACCGCGACCTCGACGTGCACGAGCTGCTCGACGCGACGCTGACGATGCTGGACAGGCGTCTCACGGGCCTGACCGTCGTCCGCCGGTACGACCGGACCCTGCCGCCCGTGCACGCCTACGGGGCCGAGCTGAACCAGGTGTGGACGAACCTCGTGGAGAACGCCGCGCAGGCGATGGACGGCACGGGGACGCTCACCGTCACCACGCGGCGCGTCGACGACTGGCTCGAGGTCGAGGTCGCGGACATTGGCCCGGGCATCCCGCCGGACGTCGTGGGCCGCGTCTTCGAGCCGTTCTTCACGACGAAGCCTGTCGGCTCCGGCACGGGCCTCGGCCTCGACATCGCGTGGCGGATCGTCGTCGGCAAGCACCACGGCGACCTCACCGTGCGGTCCGTCCCCGGCGACACCCGGTTCCTCGTCCGGCTCCCCTACTCCACGGAGGTGCGTGCGTCATGA
- a CDS encoding NAD(P)/FAD-dependent oxidoreductase, giving the protein MTHDAVGLEVHGSARALRFADGSTIATHAVVLANGVAYRELEGPGLAALVGRGVYYGSALTEAPACRDQDVHVVGGANSAGQAALFLAREARSVTLLVRGDGLGASMSHYLVEQIEAHPRITVRTRTTVVEGVGDEHLEGLVLRDVATGEKTSVPAAFLFVFIGAAPFTDWLDGTVDRDQRGFVRTGHDLLVDGRPPGGWPLDRPPYHLETSVPGVFAAGDVRAESAKRVASAVGEGAMAVMLVHRYLGER; this is encoded by the coding sequence ATGACGCACGACGCCGTGGGCCTGGAGGTGCACGGGTCGGCCCGGGCGCTGCGGTTCGCCGACGGCAGCACGATCGCGACGCACGCGGTCGTGCTCGCCAACGGCGTCGCGTACCGCGAGCTCGAGGGGCCCGGCCTGGCCGCGCTCGTCGGCCGCGGCGTCTACTACGGCTCGGCGCTGACGGAGGCGCCCGCGTGCCGCGACCAGGACGTGCACGTCGTGGGCGGCGCGAACTCCGCGGGGCAGGCCGCGCTGTTCCTCGCCCGGGAGGCACGCTCCGTCACGCTGCTGGTGCGCGGCGACGGGCTCGGCGCGTCGATGTCGCACTACCTGGTGGAGCAGATCGAGGCGCACCCGCGCATCACGGTGCGCACCCGCACGACCGTCGTCGAGGGCGTCGGCGACGAGCACCTGGAGGGGCTCGTGCTGCGGGACGTCGCGACGGGGGAGAAGACCTCGGTGCCCGCGGCCTTCCTGTTCGTCTTCATCGGTGCCGCACCGTTCACGGACTGGCTCGACGGCACGGTGGACCGGGACCAGCGGGGGTTCGTGCGCACGGGCCACGACCTGCTCGTCGACGGCCGCCCGCCGGGCGGGTGGCCCCTGGACCGTCCGCCGTACCACCTGGAGACGAGCGTGCCCGGGGTGTTCGCGGCGGGGGACGTGCGGGCGGAGTCCGCCAAGCGCGTCGCGTCGGCCGTGGGCGAGGGCGCGATGGCCGTCATGCTGGTGCACCGGTACCTGGGGGAGCGGTGA
- a CDS encoding response regulator, with translation MPAENPTAPRPALLTVDDDPAVSRAVARDLRRRYGDRYRVLRAESGGEALAACRELKLRGEQVAVLLADQRMPGMSGIDFLEEAMDLFPVARRVLLTAYADTAAAIDAVNVVDLDHYLLKPWDPPEEKLYPVLDAQLDAWHAAAPPPVPGPKVVGHRWSARSSQVREFLARNQVPYRWYAVESAEGRRILEAAGVDGEHLPVVVTGEGDVLVAPDDATLAARVGLAVRPASDFYDLVVVGAGPAGLSAALYGASEGLRTALVERTATGGQAGQSARIENYLGFPDGVSGHSSPSGRGARRSGSARRSS, from the coding sequence GTGCCCGCCGAGAACCCCACCGCCCCGCGTCCCGCCCTGCTCACCGTCGACGACGACCCGGCCGTCTCGCGCGCCGTGGCCCGTGACCTGCGCCGGCGCTACGGCGACCGGTACCGCGTGCTGCGCGCGGAGTCCGGGGGCGAGGCCCTCGCCGCGTGCCGCGAGCTGAAGCTGCGCGGCGAGCAGGTGGCCGTGCTCCTGGCGGACCAGCGGATGCCGGGCATGAGCGGCATCGACTTCCTCGAGGAGGCGATGGACCTCTTCCCGGTCGCCCGCCGCGTGCTGCTGACCGCGTACGCGGACACCGCGGCCGCGATCGACGCCGTGAACGTCGTGGACCTCGACCACTACCTGCTCAAGCCGTGGGACCCGCCGGAGGAGAAGCTCTACCCGGTGCTCGACGCGCAGCTCGACGCGTGGCACGCTGCGGCGCCGCCGCCCGTGCCGGGCCCCAAGGTCGTCGGCCACCGCTGGTCGGCGCGGTCGTCACAGGTCCGCGAGTTCCTCGCGCGCAACCAGGTGCCGTACCGCTGGTACGCGGTCGAGTCCGCCGAGGGGCGGCGGATCCTCGAGGCGGCGGGCGTCGACGGCGAGCACCTGCCGGTGGTCGTGACGGGGGAGGGCGACGTGCTCGTCGCGCCCGACGACGCGACGCTGGCCGCCCGGGTCGGGCTGGCCGTGCGTCCGGCGTCGGACTTCTACGACCTCGTCGTCGTCGGGGCCGGCCCCGCAGGGCTGAGCGCGGCCCTGTACGGGGCGTCGGAGGGGCTGCGGACCGCGCTCGTCGAGCGGACGGCGACCGGTGGGCAGGCGGGGCAGAGCGCGCGCATCGAGAACTACCTCGGCTTCCCCGACGGGGTCTCGGGGCACAGCTCACCGAGCGGGCGCGGCGCCAGGCGCAGCGGTTCGGCGCGGAGATCGTCATGA
- a CDS encoding GNAT family N-acetyltransferase — MTAPEQEPAQDAPAALTDVEIWPLLGLRVRSGDLELRAPDDRMLLDLARMAARGVHPPDYMPFLVPWTRGTPVQVARSVLTYQWGLRQRTTPADWAIELAVLRDGEVVGTQGVYAKDFAITRTAETGSWLGLEHHHQGIGTRMRLLVLHLLFEGLGAQHATTSAFVDNPGSSGVTRKIGYRPNGVAHQVREGGPVESRLYILDRADWDARRDELRLDVETEGVEGLREQLGLT; from the coding sequence GTGACCGCACCCGAGCAGGAACCCGCGCAGGACGCCCCCGCAGCCCTCACCGACGTCGAGATCTGGCCCCTCCTCGGCCTGCGCGTGCGCAGCGGTGACCTCGAGCTGCGCGCGCCGGACGACCGGATGCTGCTCGACCTCGCGCGCATGGCAGCCCGTGGCGTGCACCCGCCGGACTACATGCCGTTCCTCGTCCCGTGGACCCGCGGCACGCCCGTGCAGGTCGCGCGCAGCGTCCTGACCTACCAGTGGGGCCTGCGCCAGCGCACGACGCCCGCGGACTGGGCGATCGAGCTCGCCGTGCTGCGTGACGGCGAGGTCGTCGGCACGCAGGGCGTGTACGCCAAGGACTTCGCGATCACGCGCACCGCGGAGACCGGCTCGTGGCTCGGTCTCGAGCACCACCACCAGGGCATCGGCACGCGGATGCGGCTGCTGGTCCTGCACCTGCTGTTCGAGGGTCTCGGCGCGCAGCACGCCACCACGTCGGCGTTCGTCGACAACCCGGGCTCGTCGGGCGTCACCCGCAAGATCGGCTACCGGCCCAACGGCGTCGCGCACCAGGTCCGCGAGGGCGGCCCCGTCGAGAGCCGGCTCTACATCCTGGACCGCGCGGACTGGGACGCCCGGCGCGACGAGCTGCGGCTGGACGTGGAGACGGAGGGCGTGGAGGGCCTGCGCGAGCAGCTCGGGCTGACCTGA
- a CDS encoding glycoside hydrolase family 9 protein, whose amino-acid sequence MARQARATRPWWATAAALALAAGAVTVPLSAASAAPAYNYAEALQKSMFFYQAQRSGDLPEDFPVSWRGDSGLRDGADVGEDLTGGWYDAGDHVKFGLPMAFTATMLAWGAIESPEGYRKAGQLDELKDNLRWVNDYFVKAHTAPNELYVQVGKGDDDHKWWGPAEVMTMARPAYRITASCPGSDVAAETAAAMASASVLFAEDDPAYARTLVSHAKQLYSFADTYRGNYSDCVTDAQSFYRSWSGYQDELVWGAYWLYEATGDASYLAKAEAEYDKLGTENQTTTKKYKWTVAWDDKSFGAYALLAMETGKQKYVDDANRWLDYWTVGVNGQKVPYSPGGMAVLDSWGALRYAANTSFVALVYSDWITDATRKARYHDFGVRQIHYALGDNPRRSSYVVGFGANPPQNPHHRTAHGSWLDSLTQPAETRHVLYGALVGGPGSPNDAYTDSRSDYVANEVATDYNAGFTSALARLTEEYGGTPLASFPRPETPDQDELFVEARLNQPAGGTFTEVKAVIRNRSAFPARSLRDASVRYWFTLDGSDPASGLTVSTNYSECGTQTNAVKHAGGDLYYAELRCAGQDIHPGGQSQHRREIQFRVSGGAAWDATDDPSSAGLVATGDPVKTRAITLYEAGRLVWGTEPDGTSTPTPTPTVTPTATPTATATATPTATATATPTVTATPTPTQTSSPTPTGCAVRYSANGWSTGFTATVRLTNTGTAPLTWSLAFDLTAGQRLQQGWSATWSQSGTRVTATGAAWNTTLAPGASVELGFNGSHTGQNPAPTAFTVNGTACTTG is encoded by the coding sequence ATGGCCCGTCAGGCACGCGCCACGCGCCCGTGGTGGGCGACCGCCGCCGCCCTGGCCCTCGCCGCCGGCGCGGTCACCGTGCCGCTGTCGGCCGCGAGCGCGGCACCCGCGTACAACTACGCGGAGGCGCTGCAGAAGTCGATGTTCTTCTACCAGGCGCAGCGCTCGGGCGACCTGCCGGAGGACTTCCCGGTCTCGTGGCGCGGCGACTCGGGCCTGCGCGACGGCGCGGACGTGGGGGAGGACCTGACCGGCGGGTGGTACGACGCCGGGGACCACGTGAAGTTCGGCCTGCCCATGGCGTTCACCGCCACGATGCTCGCGTGGGGCGCGATCGAGAGCCCGGAGGGGTACCGCAAGGCCGGGCAGCTCGACGAGCTCAAGGACAACCTGCGCTGGGTCAACGACTACTTCGTCAAGGCGCACACGGCCCCGAACGAGCTGTACGTGCAGGTCGGCAAGGGCGACGACGACCACAAGTGGTGGGGCCCGGCCGAGGTGATGACGATGGCCCGGCCGGCGTACAGGATCACCGCGTCCTGCCCGGGCTCGGACGTCGCCGCCGAGACCGCGGCCGCGATGGCCTCCGCCTCGGTGCTGTTCGCCGAGGACGACCCCGCCTACGCGCGCACGCTCGTCTCGCACGCGAAGCAGCTCTACTCCTTCGCCGACACGTACCGGGGCAACTACTCCGACTGCGTCACCGACGCGCAGTCGTTCTACCGCTCGTGGTCCGGCTACCAGGACGAGCTCGTCTGGGGCGCGTACTGGCTGTACGAGGCGACGGGCGACGCGTCCTACCTGGCGAAGGCGGAGGCGGAGTACGACAAGCTCGGCACCGAGAACCAGACGACGACGAAGAAGTACAAGTGGACGGTCGCCTGGGACGACAAGTCGTTCGGCGCGTACGCCCTGCTGGCGATGGAGACGGGGAAGCAGAAGTACGTCGACGACGCGAACCGCTGGCTGGACTACTGGACGGTCGGCGTGAACGGCCAGAAGGTGCCGTACTCGCCGGGCGGCATGGCCGTGCTCGACTCGTGGGGCGCGCTGCGGTACGCCGCGAACACGTCGTTCGTGGCGCTCGTGTACTCGGACTGGATCACCGACGCGACGCGCAAGGCGCGGTACCACGACTTCGGCGTCCGGCAGATCCACTACGCGCTCGGCGACAACCCGCGCAGGTCGTCCTACGTGGTCGGGTTCGGCGCGAACCCGCCGCAGAACCCGCACCACCGCACCGCGCACGGCTCGTGGCTGGACTCGCTCACGCAGCCGGCCGAGACGCGGCACGTGCTCTACGGCGCCCTCGTCGGCGGGCCCGGCTCGCCGAACGACGCGTACACCGACAGCCGGTCCGACTACGTGGCGAACGAGGTCGCGACCGACTACAACGCCGGCTTCACGAGCGCGCTCGCGCGCCTCACCGAGGAGTACGGCGGCACCCCGCTGGCGTCGTTCCCGCGCCCCGAGACGCCCGACCAGGACGAGCTGTTCGTCGAGGCGCGGCTCAACCAGCCGGCCGGTGGCACGTTCACCGAGGTGAAGGCGGTCATCCGGAACCGGTCCGCCTTCCCGGCGCGGTCGCTGCGCGACGCGTCGGTCCGGTACTGGTTCACGCTCGACGGGTCCGACCCGGCGTCGGGGTTGACCGTCTCCACCAACTACAGCGAGTGCGGCACGCAGACGAACGCGGTGAAGCACGCCGGCGGGGACCTGTACTACGCCGAGCTGCGGTGCGCGGGCCAGGACATCCACCCGGGCGGGCAGTCGCAGCACCGCCGCGAGATCCAGTTCCGGGTCAGCGGGGGAGCGGCGTGGGACGCGACGGACGACCCGTCGTCGGCGGGCCTCGTCGCGACCGGCGACCCCGTGAAGACCCGTGCGATCACGCTGTACGAGGCCGGCCGTCTGGTCTGGGGCACCGAGCCCGACGGGACGTCGACCCCGACCCCCACGCCGACGGTGACGCCCACCGCGACCCCCACCGCCACCGCCACGGCCACCCCCACCGCGACCGCGACCGCGACGCCGACCGTTACCGCCACCCCGACGCCCACGCAGACGTCGAGCCCGACGCCGACCGGGTGCGCCGTGCGGTACTCCGCGAACGGGTGGAGCACCGGCTTCACGGCGACCGTGCGGCTGACGAACACCGGCACCGCACCCCTGACGTGGTCGCTCGCGTTCGACCTGACCGCCGGGCAGCGGCTGCAGCAGGGCTGGAGCGCGACGTGGAGCCAGAGCGGGACGCGCGTGACCGCCACCGGCGCCGCGTGGAACACGACACTCGCCCCCGGGGCGTCCGTGGAGCTCGGGTTCAACGGGTCGCACACCGGCCAGAACCCGGCCCCGACGGCGTTCACGGTCAACGGGACGGCCTGCACCACGGGATGA
- a CDS encoding peptidylprolyl isomerase, whose amino-acid sequence MFATIHTTAGDIRVELFENHAPRTVENFVGLSKGTIEWSDPATGKPRTDPLYKDVIFHRVIPGFMIQGGDPLGSGRGGPGYQFDDEIHPELTFSEPYLLAMANAGKRMDPVTGKVGGTNGSQFFISVAATTWLNGKHTIFGKVADDASRQVVDAIATTPTRPGDRPVQDVTITSISVED is encoded by the coding sequence ATGTTCGCGACCATCCACACGACCGCCGGTGACATCCGGGTCGAGCTCTTCGAGAACCACGCGCCCCGCACCGTCGAGAACTTCGTCGGGCTGTCGAAGGGCACCATCGAGTGGTCGGACCCCGCCACCGGCAAGCCCCGCACGGACCCCCTGTACAAGGACGTCATCTTCCACCGCGTCATCCCCGGCTTCATGATCCAGGGCGGCGACCCGCTCGGCTCGGGCCGGGGCGGCCCGGGCTACCAGTTCGACGACGAGATCCACCCCGAGCTCACGTTCTCCGAGCCCTACCTGCTCGCCATGGCGAACGCGGGCAAGCGGATGGACCCGGTGACGGGCAAGGTCGGCGGCACGAACGGCTCGCAGTTCTTCATCTCCGTCGCGGCGACGACGTGGCTCAACGGCAAGCACACGATCTTCGGCAAGGTGGCCGACGACGCGAGCCGCCAGGTCGTGGACGCCATCGCCACCACCCCGACGCGCCCCGGCGACCGCCCCGTGCAGGACGTGACGATCACGTCGATCTCCGTGGAGGACTGA
- a CDS encoding rhomboid family intramembrane serine protease, whose protein sequence is MAEAARSAPVARTALGAPLRQGRPVVTLTIIGLCVVSYVLQLVLPGWTRLWVFSPSNALDEPWRAVTSAFLHAQGLPLHLAFNMVALWMIGPYLESTLGRARFVTLYLLSAVGGAVATFVLAVPSYSPVPYPSAWWGGTVGASGAVFGLFGAVLLVLRRLGRDARGILGIIVLNGVLGFVLPGVSWQAHLGGLLVGLALGAAYAWAPVARRRLVAVVAPLAVVVLLVVATSGALLWLGSRSLLGGP, encoded by the coding sequence GTGGCGGAGGCCGCGCGCTCCGCACCGGTCGCACGGACCGCGCTCGGCGCCCCCCTGCGCCAGGGCCGCCCGGTCGTCACGCTGACGATCATCGGGCTGTGCGTCGTCAGCTACGTGCTGCAGCTGGTCCTGCCCGGGTGGACCCGCCTCTGGGTGTTCAGCCCGTCGAACGCGCTCGACGAGCCGTGGCGCGCGGTCACGTCCGCCTTCCTGCACGCGCAGGGCCTGCCGCTGCACCTGGCGTTCAACATGGTGGCGCTGTGGATGATCGGCCCGTACCTCGAGTCGACCCTCGGCCGCGCGCGGTTCGTCACGCTCTACCTGCTGAGCGCCGTCGGCGGCGCCGTCGCCACGTTCGTGCTCGCGGTGCCCTCCTACTCGCCCGTGCCGTACCCGTCGGCGTGGTGGGGCGGGACGGTCGGCGCGTCGGGCGCCGTCTTCGGGCTGTTCGGCGCCGTGCTGCTCGTGCTCCGCCGTCTCGGGCGGGACGCACGCGGGATCCTCGGGATCATCGTGCTCAACGGCGTGCTCGGGTTCGTCCTGCCCGGGGTGTCCTGGCAGGCGCACCTCGGCGGACTGCTGGTCGGGCTCGCGCTGGGCGCCGCCTACGCCTGGGCCCCGGTGGCGCGTCGTCGGCTCGTCGCCGTGGTCGCGCCCCTCGCCGTCGTCGTCCTCCTCGTGGTGGCGACGTCGGGTGCGCTCCTGTGGCTCGGCAGCAGGAGCCTCCTCGGCGGCCCGTGA
- a CDS encoding cell division protein CrgA, whose product MPTPAHACDPDGCPGRTDGGRRPRSQTGAHRRARVEVAQEGVVHASPGKASTPAPLPRWFLPLALGLMILGLVWLVTTYLSPGARYPVPGIGQWNLAIGFGIIVVGFGMLTRWR is encoded by the coding sequence GTGCCGACACCGGCGCACGCCTGTGACCCGGACGGCTGCCCCGGACGGACGGACGGCGGCCGCCGCCCACGGTCGCAGACAGGAGCTCACCGACGTGCCCGAGTCGAAGTCGCGCAAGAAGGCGTCGTTCACGCCTCCCCCGGCAAGGCGTCCACCCCCGCCCCGCTCCCCCGCTGGTTCCTCCCCCTGGCGCTGGGCCTGATGATCCTCGGCCTCGTGTGGCTGGTCACGACGTACCTGTCGCCCGGTGCCCGCTACCCGGTCCCCGGCATCGGCCAGTGGAACCTGGCGATCGGCTTCGGGATCATCGTGGTCGGCTTCGGGATGCTCACGCGCTGGCGGTGA
- a CDS encoding DUF881 domain-containing protein has product MSQRAHRGPGELAPAVARRRRARRGAAAVGAVLALSGLLFTVSARTADAGPERHAQDLGELSRQQAENVERMSAEVDALRADVERLAAEQNALSGYGVPTPAPAHLVAGGSVPVVGPGLTVVLDDAPADVQNGSVNGDVLVVHQQDLQAVMNALWAGGAEAMALMDQRVISTSAFWCVGNVLRLHGRVYSPPYVVRAIGDPDELRAGLDDSPAVRGYQRHSVEVGLGWEVSEQDRLELPAYSGATELASARVPADVEVLPGLPARPDAFPAPDEDGPDEATTRTEEGT; this is encoded by the coding sequence GTGAGCCAGCGGGCGCACCGGGGACCCGGCGAGCTCGCGCCGGCCGTCGCGCGCCGCCGTCGGGCTCGACGCGGCGCTGCGGCCGTCGGTGCCGTCCTCGCCCTGTCCGGGCTGCTGTTCACGGTGAGCGCGCGCACCGCCGACGCGGGCCCGGAGCGCCACGCGCAGGACCTCGGTGAGCTCTCCCGCCAGCAGGCCGAGAACGTCGAGCGCATGTCCGCCGAGGTCGACGCGCTGCGGGCGGACGTCGAGCGGCTCGCCGCCGAGCAGAACGCCCTGTCCGGGTACGGCGTGCCGACCCCGGCCCCCGCCCACCTCGTCGCGGGCGGGTCCGTGCCCGTCGTCGGCCCCGGCCTGACGGTCGTGCTCGACGACGCGCCCGCCGACGTGCAGAACGGGTCCGTGAACGGCGACGTCCTCGTCGTGCACCAGCAGGACCTGCAGGCCGTGATGAACGCGCTGTGGGCGGGCGGTGCGGAGGCGATGGCGCTCATGGACCAGCGGGTGATCTCCACGAGCGCGTTCTGGTGCGTGGGCAACGTGCTGCGCCTGCACGGACGCGTGTACTCCCCGCCGTACGTCGTGCGCGCCATCGGGGACCCGGACGAGCTGCGCGCCGGCCTCGACGACTCGCCGGCGGTGCGCGGGTACCAGCGGCACTCCGTGGAGGTCGGGCTGGGCTGGGAGGTCAGCGAGCAGGACCGGCTCGAGCTGCCCGCCTACTCGGGCGCCACGGAGCTGGCCTCGGCACGCGTGCCGGCCGACGTCGAGGTGCTGCCCGGGCTGCCGGCACGTCCCGACGCCTTCCCCGCCCCGGACGAGGACGGTCCCGACGAGGCGACGACCCGTACCGAGGAGGGCACGTGA
- a CDS encoding class E sortase translates to MTTHPTTERPVTRRAARAGAPAPRRARSFAYGLVGVIGELLITVGVLLLGFLVWQLWWTDVEGDRAQAEIVRELDFVEPAPAPADTGPLVAEPRRDEPPAPIAEPGHAETFATIQVPRWVGEPERPISQGVDRPTVLDVLGVGHYPGTAMPGGVGNFALAGHRVTFGKPFNRIEEIQVGDPIVVRTADTWYVYRATGTEVVLPKDVRVIAPAPNQPGVEPTERSITLTTCHPMFSARERYVVYGVLDYWAPASSGTPAELLGTA, encoded by the coding sequence GTGACGACCCACCCGACCACCGAACGGCCGGTCACGCGCCGCGCCGCCCGCGCGGGCGCACCGGCGCCGCGGCGTGCGCGGTCGTTCGCGTACGGCCTCGTGGGGGTGATCGGCGAGCTGCTCATCACGGTCGGCGTCCTCCTGCTCGGGTTCCTCGTGTGGCAGCTGTGGTGGACGGACGTCGAGGGCGACCGCGCGCAGGCGGAGATCGTGCGCGAGCTCGACTTCGTCGAGCCGGCGCCGGCGCCGGCGGACACCGGTCCGCTCGTCGCCGAGCCGCGGCGCGACGAGCCGCCCGCGCCGATCGCCGAGCCGGGGCACGCCGAGACGTTCGCGACGATCCAGGTGCCTCGCTGGGTGGGGGAGCCGGAGCGACCGATCAGCCAGGGCGTCGACCGCCCCACCGTGCTGGACGTGCTCGGCGTCGGGCACTACCCGGGCACCGCCATGCCGGGCGGTGTCGGCAACTTCGCCCTCGCGGGGCACCGGGTGACCTTCGGCAAGCCGTTCAACCGGATCGAGGAGATCCAGGTCGGCGACCCGATCGTCGTGCGCACCGCCGACACCTGGTACGTCTACCGCGCCACCGGCACCGAGGTCGTGCTGCCCAAGGACGTGCGCGTCATCGCGCCCGCCCCGAACCAGCCGGGCGTCGAGCCGACGGAGCGGTCGATCACGCTGACCACGTGCCACCCGATGTTCTCCGCGCGCGAGCGGTACGTCGTCTACGGCGTGCTGGACTACTGGGCGCCCGCGTCGAGCGGGACGCCGGCCGAGCTGCTGGGAACCGCGTGA
- a CDS encoding aminodeoxychorismate/anthranilate synthase component II yields MTRILVIDNYDSFVYTIVGYLDQLGATTEVVRNDAVPPAAERAGYDGVLVSPGPGTPSEAGQSLQVIRDCAAAGTPMLGVCLGHQALGEVFGGTVTHAPELMHGKTSEVEHGGEGVLAGLPTPFTATRYHSLAVVDGTFSDDLAVTARANGIIMGLQHRELPLHGVQFHPESVLTEGGHRLLANWLEVCGARDALERAEGLHPLVRL; encoded by the coding sequence GTGACGCGGATCCTCGTGATCGACAACTACGACTCGTTCGTCTACACGATCGTCGGCTACCTGGACCAGCTCGGGGCGACGACCGAGGTGGTGCGCAACGACGCCGTCCCGCCGGCCGCCGAGCGCGCCGGGTACGACGGCGTCCTCGTGTCCCCGGGTCCCGGCACCCCGTCGGAGGCGGGCCAGAGCCTGCAGGTCATCCGGGACTGCGCCGCGGCCGGCACGCCGATGCTCGGCGTCTGCCTGGGCCACCAGGCGCTGGGCGAGGTGTTCGGCGGCACGGTCACGCACGCGCCCGAGCTCATGCACGGCAAGACCAGCGAGGTGGAGCACGGCGGCGAGGGCGTCCTCGCTGGCCTGCCGACGCCGTTCACGGCGACGCGCTACCACTCGCTCGCGGTCGTCGACGGCACCTTCTCCGACGACCTGGCCGTCACGGCCCGGGCCAACGGGATCATCATGGGCCTGCAGCACCGGGAGCTGCCGCTGCACGGCGTGCAGTTCCACCCCGAGTCCGTCCTCACCGAGGGGGGCCACCGCCTGCTCGCCAACTGGCTCGAGGTGTGCGGCGCGCGCGACGCGCTCGAGCGCGCGGAGGGGCTGCACCCGCTCGTGCGGCTCTGA